One window from the genome of Procambarus clarkii isolate CNS0578487 chromosome 90, FALCON_Pclarkii_2.0, whole genome shotgun sequence encodes:
- the LOC138359404 gene encoding uncharacterized protein, which translates to MGCTVDFHTSSVMRECTVDVHSICALHGRKYDGKRSTVNYNWYFKVVRKMRSIDTSPMRSLDTSPKRSLDTSPKRSIDTSAKRSLDTSPKRSIDTSPMRSLDTSPKRSIDTSPKRSLDTSPLPSSLSRKRSTDTIPPKRRSSDIL; encoded by the coding sequence ATGGGGTGCACAGTAGATTTTCACACTAGCTCAGTGATGAGAGAGTGCACAGTAGATGTGCACAGTATTTGTGCCTTACACGGCAGGAAATATGATGGAAAGCGCAGTACAGTGAACTATAATTGGTATTTTAAGGTCGTGAGGAAAATGCGCAGTATAGATACTTCTCCAATGCGCAGTTTAGATACTTCTCCAAAGCGCAGTTTAGATACTTCTCCAAAGCGCAGTATAGATACTTCTGCAAAGCGCAGTTTAGATACTTCTCCAAAGCGCAGTATAGATACTTCTCCAATGCGCAGTTTAGATACTTCTCCAAAGCGCAGTATAGATACTTCTCCAAAGCGCAGTTTAGatacttcccccctcccctcatctCTGTCACGGAAGCGCAGTACGGACACTATTCCTCCCAAAAGGCGCAGTTCTGATATCCTGTAA